TTCCGCGGGTTTCAGGAATCGACATATTAAGGTATATAAATAACTGAGTGTTTTAGTGACTGGGATCCGGCAACTCCCTGGAGCCGTAAGCGGGGAGAAAGAAGATAAACAGGTGGGATGAACCCGTGTCCGAAAACCAAAAACAACTAAAACAACCAAAAAACCTAGCTAACGGACACGGGCAACCACCTGGTCTCTCATCTCTCAACCCTAAAGGACTAGACTCGCACTTGTTATCATATAAGTTTCTCTTCTTCTAAAGTTTTTAGGATTTCTCTCAGTTCCTCCTCTGTATAAACTTTGTACTTAATGCGGTCTTCAAACGTTTTGATCCCGAAAGTGAATGAAGCGTTACTTAATAGTTTGTAGCCTTCTACCCACTCTATCAATGGAATAGGTTCTTTAAATAGTCTGTAATTGCCTTCATTACTTAACACTATTGTCGGGAGGTCTGCCGGTCTTATAAAGTGTGGTATCTCTTTTACTTTGCTACCATACCTTGCTGCGGCCTCTTCCCACACTTCCCTCAAACTGTATTTACTTTTCCTCGAACTCAACTCAGCTGATATTTCTGTTAAGTCAGCGACTTCGTCTACTTTCATGTAACCCACTACGTATATTCCCCTGTCAGACTTGAGGAAAGTCTTCCTGATTTCTGTGAAGCCTTTCTTCACGTCAAAGAAGCCTGGAGGGTACTTGGCTAAGCCTGCTGCAAAGAATATGTAACAGTCTTCGCAATCTTTAAAGTCTTTAGGTATCCTCCCGCCGATAGTCCTCCAGTAATCAGCGTAAATCCCTATATCGAATCTCGGGTCCCAGTGCGCGACAACCTTACTCACGTGGTGGCTTGACCCACCTATTAAGATGTAGTCGTAGGGTATGTACTTACTTAGTGGGTGGTCTCCGCACCTACTCATTATGTTTGAATACTGAAATTTCTGAATTACTGACATATCTGCATCACTCCTTACAGGTTCGGGGACGGGCAAGACCTCATAGCATTTCTCGAAGAAGGGAGAATAATAGCCTCCGTCAGCTGACTCAAAGAAAACTCTTAAGAGTAGCCCCTTAATAGGGGGTAATACCATGATCTGGTAATCACCTACTACTTACTTCTGACTTCTCATTTTTATAGCTGATTGTCTGGTTCGTTAACTCATTCTTGATCTCGTCAAGTATTCTCCTAAAATCTTCTAAGACATCAATTACTTCTTCCTTAGAAAGACCGCTGACTTCCATCATGCCTAGAGCTTGCTTAACTGACCTCTTAAAAGCCTCATTCTTCGTCAAGCCTCTCTTCCTCCAGTGCCTGTAAAGGCGTAGCGCGGATATTATAGCTCCCTCAACGTACCTTCTACGTAATTCTTCCTCAGATACCACCCACTTATCAACCTCTTGTATCCTAGATTCTTATATTAACTTGGTTAATAAAGACGTGCGAGCAATTATGTCTAGCTCTTATCAAGGAATAAAAATATTGCTAGTCAACAAAATAACTTATTTTAGTTCTTACTTCTTCTTCCTAATAGACTCCAGTATTTCTTTAGCTACATCTAGCCTTATAGCGTTTCTCTTAATCATCTCCTCAACTACTACGTCTATTTCTGAGCCTCTAGCACCCGCGGTTATGGCGATATTCCTCGCGTGTAGCTTCATGTGACCCTTCTGTATGCCTTCAGTAGCCAGCGCCCTCAGTGCTGCAAGGTTTTGAGCTAGCCCGACAGCACCCATTATCTCAGCTAGTTCCTTGGCAGTCTTAATACCCAAGATCTTTAGACTTAACTGAGCTATCGGGTTTACCTTGACAGCACCCCCTATAAGACCTACAGCCATAGGCATCTCTAGAAAACCTACTAAGTCGCCGTTCTCATCCTTCTCCCAAACACTCAATGATGTGTATTTCCCGGACCTAGCAGCGTACGCGTGAGCTCCAGCCTCTAAAGCCCTAGTATCTTGTCCTGTCGCGAGAGCGACAGCAATCACGCCGTTCATTATCCCTTTATTGTGTGTTGCGGCTCTGTAGGGATCTGCGGAAGCGAAAGCCCAAGCATATACTATCCCGTCAACTACTTCTTCTCCTCCTAGAACGTCTTTAGGTACCCTACCCCAAACACGAACTAATCTTCTGTCAGCTAAGTTAGACACAATCCTCAAGTAGACCTTACCTCCAGTCCACTTCTCTATGTATGGAGCAACTTTCTCAGCCATGGTGTTGACCGTGTTAGCCCCCATAGCGTCTTTAACGTCTACTATGAGGTTCGTTATCACCATGGGTCCTGCAGGAGACTCAATCACGTAGACCTCAACGTCTCTTACTCCCCCTCCTAAACTAATTAGTAGTGGGTTTGTCGCGTCAGCTATTTCTTTTATCTCTTCTCTGTGTTCGTATATTACGTATTTCGCGCTATGCGGTGCCGCAACACCTACTAACTGTATCTGAGCTATCATGAGCGACTCAGTAGCTTGTGCTTTTATGCCGCCACCCTCCCTAAGCATCTTAGCAGCGTTAGAAGCCGCAGCAACTACTGAGGGTTCTTCTATAGCCATAGGAACTAAGTACTCCTTACCGTTGATTAAGAAGTTAGTAGCTATGCCTAACGGCAAAGAGAGAGTGCCAACAACGTTCTCTATCATCTTATCAGCTATTTCGAGAGGTAGAGTGCCTTCCTTAAGCAAGAGCCTCACGTCCTCATCACTTAAGTTTGCTAACTCTTTAAGCTTCTCAACTCTCTCATTGAGAGTTAGTTTATGAAAGCCTGGCAAGCGCGAAGTAACTACCACGTCACAGCACCCCAAAATGATATCGCAGAACTTGTTTTAAGGGAGAGCATGTGAGGACCTCGAGAGATTCGCAAAAACTTAAATAACGACTGTAAGAGATAACTTCTAAGGTGCTTGAGACGAACGTGATCTTGTTGACGTGCTCGCTGGCTGCTGCAGTATTTCTCGCTTGGAGTGCTGGCTCTAACAACGCTGCCAACATAGTAGCGGCTGTAGTAGGGGCTAGAACCATTAAGTTGAATAAAGCACTCTTAATTACCTCGGTCTTTGTGGTACTTGGGTCCCTCATGCTAGGGTCTAGCGTGGCTTGGGTCCTCAGCGCAGGAATAGTTGACGTAGGTTCAGTACCTACGTCTTCACTCATTGTAGGCATGTTAGTAGCTATGTTGGCTGCTGGTTCTTGGGTCTTAACCGCTTCTTTACTTAAAGTGCCTGTCTCAGTAAATGAGACTGTCTTAGCAGGTATCATAGGCTTCGGCATCTTAGTTGACCCAAGTTCGGTTATGTGGGGGCAAGTCATCATAATATACGTTCTTAGATTCTCTACAGTGCCTCTCTCAGGTCTCATCTCCTTCTTAATCAAGAAATTCTTAGCTGACTACTTAGAAGACCCTGAGACTACCTCATCAGCTACACTGCTCTCGCTATTCTTGATATCAGCTTTCACTACGTACCTTACAGTAAGTAAGTTGTTAGGTGTCGTACTAGGTCTGCTAACAGCACTAGTTTTAAGCACGTCATTGCTTGTAGTGAGTAAGGTGTACGTAGATGAGAAATCAATTGACCGGTATGAGAGAATCTACCTCTACAGAAACGTTTTCTCAGTCTTAATAATAGCTCTAATGTCGCTGGCTTATGGTGCAAGCAACGCTGGTATTACTGCCGGACCACTACTCAAGATCGTAACAAGTGAGTTAAGACTCGCTAACGAGAGCGCTTTACCGGCTCTACTAGCTTTCAGCGGTCTCCTCATTTCTTTAGGGATAATTTCTTGGGGGAGGAGGGTTGTAGGGACTCTGGGTGAGGAACTAGCTACACTTAATTACTCTACGGCCGTAGTAACGTATTTCTCTGCATCATTAACTACGCTAGTGTTAGCGGAATTGGGGGTGCCGGCAGCAACTACCATGGCAGTAACTGGAAGCATTATCGGAGCTAGCTTAGCAGAAGGCTACAGTGCCGTCAATATGAGAGTTGTAAGAAAGATACTGACGATGTGGGCTTTAACAACACCGGCTTGCGTGACGATATCTTGCGTTCTATACTGGCTCATAATGTTAGTCACTTAAGCCCTCTACAGTATAGAGCGAGTGTTCTCAGGTAATCACTCGCGTCTTCAGCGAAGTCTGTTATTCCCTCGAGGGACTCAATAAGCTTATCAACCATTAGTATTATCGCGGGATTCTTTATCATAGACCCATACTTAACTAGTAGCTGACGTCCCCTAATGAGTATCTTATCAGCGTCTTCCTCAGTTACCTCAATCCTGTATGCTTCTTCAACAACCTCATTATATTTATGATTGATTAATAAGGAAGTTATCTCATAGAGTTTCGAAACGGACTCGTAAGCTTTCCCAGAAAGCTCGTCGACAGCATTCTTTATCTCACCAGGTAACTCCAAGTAAGGAAATAGAGTCATGTTTCTAGCAACTTCTTTAGACTGTTCAGCTATTAAGTCAAGTCTTCTAAGAAGTGTAGATATTCTCTCCCTCATAAAGCCTGGATGCAGGTCCTGCAACTTAATCAGCAGGTTACGCCTAATTTCGTCAGCTACGGTGTCTTCATGTATGCCTTTAGTGAAAGACTCCATAGCTTCAGCAGTCCTGAATTCTTCGAGGAGCTTAATACCTTCGTTACTTAGTTTAACAATATTGACGACGGCTCTAACATATTTAAGTAATTCGTTGCTCAAGCTACTCTCAAACTCGCAATACTCCAACCTAAGCCCCCAAAACCTAGTTCATTAACAAATAAAATAACTTCTTATCACGAAAAGGAAACACGCTCCTAGAAACTCAAGCCGTAAAACCAAAGTATTCCTTAACTTGCTTATCGCGTTCCTTAATTTCATTAAGGTGATGCTTAAGCGTTTTCGCGAACTTAAGCGTATAATACACTGTAAATATTGAGTGTAGGTACATCCCTAAAAGACCGAGAAATCCTTGAAGAGGTCTGTACCGCAAGTACCTCTCTCTAGCGAGAAGCTCTAACTTTATGATGAGGTACGTCAAGCCAGCTAAACACGCTAAGAACACAACCTCCGCAGGCACTGAAGTCAAGGAAGCTAGTCCGGCCGACATTATAGCTAAGTAAGCGATCAACACCATAAGTGGCGATAACATAAAGAGAAACCAAGGAGTAAAATCAGGCGGGAGTTTCTTCCCGGTAAGTAAAGAACCCTCAACCAAGCCTTTAACCCTGTTACGCTGCCAAGCAATAACCTCCTTAAGAGACTTAGGCACTGTCGTTACTAGGGAAGCCTCCTCACAGTAGCAGAACTCGGCATTGCCGTGTAGTGAGAGACTGAAGAAGAAGTCATCGCTTCTGGAGATAGCCGGGTACGTGTGTTTCTTGTAGAGGCTAGTCTTAACTGCCTTATTATTTCCTGGAGCGTGTCTCCTAGAAACAAACTTGAAGAGGTGGTGGTATGTATGGTACCAGTAGAAGAGCATACCCCAAAAACTATCTCTCACATACGTAGACCCGGAACACACATCACATGACCTCTCACTGTTAAAACACTTCAGAAAACTACTCACGTAGTTCTCAGAATACTCGTTCTCAGAGTCGCCCCAAATAATTAAGTCGTAACCTAAGTCCATACCATACTTGACTGCCTCTACTCTAGCCTGCCCGACACCCCCCTTAAACCTCTGCTTAATAAAGTTAATACACTTAAACCTACTCTTGAATTCTTCAGCAACCTGTTCGGAATCGTCTGTAGACCAACCATCAACAACTAAAACGTCGAAATCAACACAGATACTCACGCCAGACTGCTTGCTCAAGGACTCAAGAGCATTCTTCAACCCCCCAGCATTATCCTTATTCAGCAACACTACCAGCACACGCACATACCTGCACCAGACACATTAACGAGATTTCCTATATTTAGTTTTCTTTAGTTTTCTACAGAGAGAACCTTAATGAAGTGCTAAACAGCCTCTCTCCTGTTCTAGAGGGCGGGCTTTTATCGTAACGATACTAGGTCTTTCATCTTTTAACCTTATTTATAATGTTTATGTTAAAAAACAGAAATCTTCTAAGAACTTATTTAACGTAAATACATTCTCTTAGAGGGATATCTAATATAGAACTTCTTACTATACTTAATTAATTGATTTTTCTAAACGTTCTCTCTCATTTCACGTATACCCATCAAATAGTTTTTTAAAAGCTTTCTAGAATATATTCACACGTGGTGTGTAACTTGAGTTCAGCACCTAGATCAAGCATGTTACTAGTTGGTTTAGCCATAGCTATAATAGTTGTTGGAGTCCTAGGTTATTATATAGGAAGTATGACAGCCCCAACACAGACAACCACAGTCACTCAAGCAGCACAAACACTTACTGTCACTACTACTAGGACAGAAACTGTGACGCCTGTTTATACACCTCCCGAGAAGATTAGAGCAGGCTTCATATACGTAGGTCCTATAGGAGATTTTGGCTGGACCTTCATGCACGACCTTGGTAGGAAAGTTGTTGCTGAACTCTATAAAGATTGGCTTGAAACTACGTATTACGAAAGTGTTCCCGAAGGTGCTGTGGCTGATAGATTAAGAGACTTAATAAGAGCGGGATACAATGTTTTCTTTACTACCTCCTTCGGTTTCATGGAGGGTACCCACGCAGTAGCTCAGCAGTACCCCAACTTAATTTTCTGGCACTGTAGCGGTTATTTGCGAGACAAGAATATGGGTACTTACTTTGCTGATTTCTATCAAATCTACTATCTTAACGGTTTAGCCGCCGGTGCTTTAACTAAGACAGGTAAGGTAGGTTATGTAGCAGCTTTCTTGATTCCTGAAGTAGTAAGGCACTTAAGTGCTTTCGCGATAGGTGCTAGAGAAGTTGCTCAGCAGAGAGGACTTAACCTAACTCTATACGTGATAGAGATCGGCGCGTGGTATGATCCTGCTAAAGCTAGGTCAGCTGCCGAGACTCTCGTTAACCAGTATGGTGTTGACGTAATAGCTTTCACTGAAGACTCAACAGCGATTGTAGAGTATGCGCAGGAGCAGTTTAGTCTAGGCAAAGAGATATACGTCTTCAGCCACTATAGCCCCATGTATGTTTACGGTGAAGATGTGGTAGTCAGTGGTCAGCTAGTTAGGTGGGAGATAATATATGCTGACATACTAGGCAAGATTAAGGCGGGTATATACACGCCAACTAACCTGCAAAACGTTGATTACTGGTACCTCCTCAACACAGGAGCTGTTGAGATGGCCGCACACGTATTCCCTAACGGTAGTGTCATGTACATTAACCCGAAGTTCGTAGAGCCTCTTAAGGGGGTTACTGTGACTGACAAGATATCTGGCAAGACTATGAGTGTTTATGACTTGATATGGCTTAGGTACGAGCAGATGAGGAACGCGCCAATGCTAATGTCTTTCCAGCAGATAGCTACTAGCCACATCTACGAAAATGTAACGTCTATTACTATAACTATAGGAGGCACGCCTACTACTTACCCGATAGCACCGGTCTTCGACCCATTCATGGGTCCTTTAAGCGGGTACAAGATAGACAATCCATCACAGAAAGTCACAGTAGCTCCCGGCGCTAGATTAGGGCATGCTGACCTCTGGAGTATGGATTGGGTCCCTGATTTCGTAAGAATAATCGGTAAAATTTAGGTGTCTTAA
The window above is part of the Zestosphaera sp. genome. Proteins encoded here:
- a CDS encoding hydroxymethylglutaryl-CoA reductase, degradative translates to MVVTSRLPGFHKLTLNERVEKLKELANLSDEDVRLLLKEGTLPLEIADKMIENVVGTLSLPLGIATNFLINGKEYLVPMAIEEPSVVAAASNAAKMLREGGGIKAQATESLMIAQIQLVGVAAPHSAKYVIYEHREEIKEIADATNPLLISLGGGVRDVEVYVIESPAGPMVITNLIVDVKDAMGANTVNTMAEKVAPYIEKWTGGKVYLRIVSNLADRRLVRVWGRVPKDVLGGEEVVDGIVYAWAFASADPYRAATHNKGIMNGVIAVALATGQDTRALEAGAHAYAARSGKYTSLSVWEKDENGDLVGFLEMPMAVGLIGGAVKVNPIAQLSLKILGIKTAKELAEIMGAVGLAQNLAALRALATEGIQKGHMKLHARNIAITAGARGSEIDVVVEEMIKRNAIRLDVAKEILESIRKKK
- a CDS encoding inorganic phosphate transporter; amino-acid sequence: MTCSLAAAVFLAWSAGSNNAANIVAAVVGARTIKLNKALLITSVFVVLGSLMLGSSVAWVLSAGIVDVGSVPTSSLIVGMLVAMLAAGSWVLTASLLKVPVSVNETVLAGIIGFGILVDPSSVMWGQVIIIYVLRFSTVPLSGLISFLIKKFLADYLEDPETTSSATLLSLFLISAFTTYLTVSKLLGVVLGLLTALVLSTSLLVVSKVYVDEKSIDRYERIYLYRNVFSVLIIALMSLAYGASNAGITAGPLLKIVTSELRLANESALPALLAFSGLLISLGIISWGRRVVGTLGEELATLNYSTAVVTYFSASLTTLVLAELGVPAATTMAVTGSIIGASLAEGYSAVNMRVVRKILTMWALTTPACVTISCVLYWLIMLVT
- a CDS encoding DUF47 family protein; this translates as MEYCEFESSLSNELLKYVRAVVNIVKLSNEGIKLLEEFRTAEAMESFTKGIHEDTVADEIRRNLLIKLQDLHPGFMRERISTLLRRLDLIAEQSKEVARNMTLFPYLELPGEIKNAVDELSGKAYESVSKLYEITSLLINHKYNEVVEEAYRIEVTEEDADKILIRGRQLLVKYGSMIKNPAIILMVDKLIESLEGITDFAEDASDYLRTLALYCRGLK
- a CDS encoding glycosyltransferase family 2 protein, producing the protein MRVLVVLLNKDNAGGLKNALESLSKQSGVSICVDFDVLVVDGWSTDDSEQVAEEFKSRFKCINFIKQRFKGGVGQARVEAVKYGMDLGYDLIIWGDSENEYSENYVSSFLKCFNSERSCDVCSGSTYVRDSFWGMLFYWYHTYHHLFKFVSRRHAPGNNKAVKTSLYKKHTYPAISRSDDFFFSLSLHGNAEFCYCEEASLVTTVPKSLKEVIAWQRNRVKGLVEGSLLTGKKLPPDFTPWFLFMLSPLMVLIAYLAIMSAGLASLTSVPAEVVFLACLAGLTYLIIKLELLARERYLRYRPLQGFLGLLGMYLHSIFTVYYTLKFAKTLKHHLNEIKERDKQVKEYFGFTA
- a CDS encoding BMP family ABC transporter substrate-binding protein: MSSAPRSSMLLVGLAIAIIVVGVLGYYIGSMTAPTQTTTVTQAAQTLTVTTTRTETVTPVYTPPEKIRAGFIYVGPIGDFGWTFMHDLGRKVVAELYKDWLETTYYESVPEGAVADRLRDLIRAGYNVFFTTSFGFMEGTHAVAQQYPNLIFWHCSGYLRDKNMGTYFADFYQIYYLNGLAAGALTKTGKVGYVAAFLIPEVVRHLSAFAIGAREVAQQRGLNLTLYVIEIGAWYDPAKARSAAETLVNQYGVDVIAFTEDSTAIVEYAQEQFSLGKEIYVFSHYSPMYVYGEDVVVSGQLVRWEIIYADILGKIKAGIYTPTNLQNVDYWYLLNTGAVEMAAHVFPNGSVMYINPKFVEPLKGVTVTDKISGKTMSVYDLIWLRYEQMRNAPMLMSFQQIATSHIYENVTSITITIGGTPTTYPIAPVFDPFMGPLSGYKIDNPSQKVTVAPGARLGHADLWSMDWVPDFVRIIGKI